A single window of Mangifera indica cultivar Alphonso chromosome 18, CATAS_Mindica_2.1, whole genome shotgun sequence DNA harbors:
- the LOC123202370 gene encoding uncharacterized protein LOC123202370: MESILARALEYTLKYWLKSFSRDQFKLQGRSVQLSNLDINGDALHASMGLPPALNVAVAKVRKLEIILPSVSTVQIEPIIVQIDKLDLVMEENPDAGAGKSAGSTQPSTTTSKGNGYGFADKIADGMTLQVGILNLLLETRGGAGRDGGAAWASPMASITMRNLVLYTTNENWQVVNLKEARDFSSNKFIYVFKKLEWESLSVDLLPHPDMFADANIAGFQDGANQRDDHGAKRAFFGGERFLEGISGEAYITVQRTELNSPLGLEVQLHVTEAVCPALSEPGLRALLRFLTGCYVCLNREDVDLKGQQRSTEAAGRSLVSVVVDHIFLCIKDAEFQLELLMQSLLFSRASVSNGETASNLTNVSIGGFFLRDTFSHPLCTLVQPSMEAVADDFLDIPDFAKKFSSGIYPLGDKEWQLSNGIPLICLYSLQVKPSPIPPSFASQTVICCQPLMIHLREESCLRISSFLADGIVVNTGAVLLDTSVNSLVFLVKELDVTVPLDMNKLENPASEVKFTAKSSFSGARLHIEKLFFSESPKLKLKLLNLGKDPACFCLWEGQPIDASQKKSTVGASHLSLSLETCNNITGSNSSGEDSGLWKCVELQNASIEVAMASADGQPLTIIPPPGGIVRIGVACQQYISNTSVEQLFFVLDLYAYFGRVSEKIAQVGKSKRSKSNAHESLGVKLMENAPSDTAVSLAVKDLQLRFLESSFMNIQGMPLVQFIVKDMFNKVTHRTLGGAIAVSSTLRWETVEVDCVDTEGNLAHGNGTMLPSVDGSPLVNGTGNPQLRAVLWVDNKRKYQLNGNAFVVPFLDLSMVHVIPLSERDRECHSLNVSACISGVRLGGGMNYAEALLHRFGILGPDGGPGEGLSKGLKHLSAGPLSKLFKASALTVENLKEGESSGDGRDGLMQLGLPDDVDVSVEFRDWLFALEGAQEMAERWCFYSHEGMSREERCWHTTFRSLSVKARSSPKEILNGKGDSQSTHKHPVELVIVSVEGLQTLKPQVQKGLPEHVLPANGIKESAKTCGGINVEARLIILEDSAENEMVSWMVENLKFSVKEPIEAVVTKDELQHLALLCKSEVDSMGRITAGVLRLLKLEKSIGQAAINQLSNLGSEGLEQIFSPKRSRGNTGRSTPAFFTNESPIATLESTLASLEKAVLDSQAKCAALITDVDSSESSIDHLSNIKQLSEKLESMQSLLARLRTQM; the protein is encoded by the exons TAGAGCCAATTATTGTGCAAATTGATAAACTCGATTTGGTTATGGAGGAGAACCCAGACGCGGGTGCAGGTAAGAGTGCTGGCAG TACCCAGCCGTCAACTACCACTAGCAAGGGTAATGGTTATGGATTTGCTGATAAG ATTGCAGATGGAATGACTTTACAGGTTGGTATTCTCAATCTTCTCCTTGAAACTCGGGGTGGTGCTGGACGTGATGGAGGGGCAGCTTG GGCATCTCCAATGGCATCTATCACTATGCGCAATCTTGTGTTGTATACAACAAATGAGAACTGGCAG GTTGTAAATCTTAAGGAGGCTCGGGATTTCTCCTCTAATAAGTTCATATATGTGTTCAAG AAACTCGAATGGGAATCTTTGTCTGTCGATCTCTTGCCTCATCCTGATATGTTTGCTGATGCTAACATAGCTGGCTTTCAAGATGGAGCAAATCAGAGAGATGATCATGGTGCTAAGCGAGCTTTCTTTGGTGGGGAGCGCTTCCTTGAAGGAATTTCTGGCGAGGCTTAT ATTACAGTGCAGAGGACAGAATTGAATAGCCCACTTGGGCTTGAGGTTCAATTACATGTAACGGAAGCTGTTTGTCCTGCATTAAGTGAACCAG GATTACGTGCTCTTCTCCGTTTCTTGACGGGCTGTTATGTATGTCTAAATAGAGAAGACGTGGATCTAAAGGGCCAGCAG CGGTCTACTGAAGCAGCTGGACGCTCACTAGTCTCAGTTGTGGTAGACCACATATTTCTCTGCATTAAAGATGCTG AATTCCAACTTGAACTTTTAATGCAGTCACTCCTCTTTTCTCGG GCAAGTGTTTCTAATGGAGAAACTGCCAGTAACTTGACTAATGTTTCAATTGGtggattttttttaag GGATACTTTTTCACATCCTCTATGCACTCTGGTCCAACCATCTATGGAGGCTGTCGCTGATGATTTTCTGGACATTCCTGACTTTG CTAAGAAATTTTCCTCTGGAATATATCCTCTGGGCGATAAGGAGTGGCAGTTAAGTAATGGTATTCCTCTGATATGCCTTTATTCTCTTCAGGTCAAACCCTCCCCAATCCcaccttcttttgcttctcagACAGTCATCTGCTGTCAGCCACTTATG ATTCATCTTCGGGAAGAATCCTGTTTGAGGATATCTTCCTTTTTAGCTGATGGAATTGTTGTCAACACTGGTGCTGTTTTACTGGATACTTCTGTTAATTCTCTTGTGTTCCTTGTTAAGGAATTAGATGTTACTGTTCCTTTGGACATGAATAAATTGGAAAATCCTGCTAGTGAAGTAAAATTTACTGCAAAAAGCTCCTTTTCTGGAGCTAGACTTCACATTGAAAAGTTGTTCTTTTCAGAGTCACCTAAATTAAAACTCAAGCTACTGAATCTGGGGAAGGATCCTGCTTGTTTCTGTCTTTGGGAGGGTCAGCCAATTGATGCAAGCCAGAAGAAATCAACTGTTGGAGCATCACATCTTAGTTTGTCTCTGGAAACATGTAATAACATAACTGGATCTAATTCTTCCGGTGAGGATTCAGGGCTGTGGAAATGTGTTGAGCTGCAAAATGCTTCCATTGAAGTAGCTATGGCATCTGCTGATGGTCAGCCATTAACTATAATTCCTCCTCCAGGTGGTATTGTCAGAATAGGTGTTGCTTGTCAGCAATATATATCAAACACATCAGTAGAGCAGTTGTTTTTCGTCTTGGATCTCTATGCTTATTTTGGTAGAGTGAGTGAAAAAATTGCCCAAGTTGGAAAAAGTAAAAGGTCAAAGAGCAATGCACATGAATCTTTGGGGGTAAAGTTGATGGAGAATGCTCCCAGTGATACTGCTGTAAGTTTAGCAGTGAAGGACCTTCAACTAAGATTTCTAGAGTCTTCTTTCATGAATATACAGGGAATGCCTTTGGTTCAGTTTATTGTGAAAGATATGTTTAACAAAGTTACTCATAGAACTCTTGGTGGTGCAATTGCTGTTTCATCCACTTTACGCTGGGAGACCGTTGAGGTGGATTGTGTAGACACTGAGGGAAACTTGGCACATGGAAATGGTACAATGCTACCTTCTGTTGATGGCAGTCCTCTGGTCAATGGAACTGGAAACCCACAGCTAAGAGCTGTATTGTGGGTAGATAACAAAAGAAAGTATCAATTGAATGGCAATGCATTTGTGGTTCCTTTTCTGGATTTGAGTATGGTACATGTTATTCCTCTCAGTGAAAGGGATAGAGAATGTCATAGTTTAAACGTATCAGCTTGTATTTCGGGTGTTCGCCTTGGCGGAGGTATGAACTATGCTGAAGCCCTGCTCCATCGATTCGGAATACTTGGCCCTGATGGTGGTCCAGGAGAGGGTCTGTCTAAAGGATTAAAGCATTTATCAGCAGGGCCATTGTCAAAACTTTTCAAAGCATCAGCTCTTACTgttgaaaatctgaaagaag gTGAAAGTTCAGGAGATGGGAGAGATGGTCTTATGCAATTGGGATTGCCAGATGATGTTGATGTGTCTGTGGAATTTAGAGACTGGTTATTTGCTCTTGAAGGTGCGCAGGAGATGGCAGAAAGGTGGTGCTTTTACAGTCATGAAGGTATGAGCAGAGAAGAGAGGTGTTGGCACACAACTTTCCGGAGTTTGAGTGTAAAAGCGAGAAGTAGCCCAAAGGAAATTCTGAATGGCAAAGGAGATTCACAGAGTACCCATAAACATCCTGTGGAATTGGTTATA GTTAGTGTAGAAGGCTTGCAGACTCTGAAGCCTCAGGTCCAAAAGGGTTTACCTGAACATGTCTTACCTGCAAATGGGATCAAAGAAAGTGCCAAGACATGTGGAGGTATAAATGTTGAAGCTCGTTTGATTATATTGGAGGACAGTGCTGAGAATGAAATGGTCAGCTGGATGGTGGAGAACCTGAAATTTTCTGTTAAGGAACCG ATTGAAGCCGTTGTAACAAAGGATGAGCTTCAACACCTTGCTTTGCTGTGCAAGTCTGAAGTTGATTCAATGGGTCGGATCACTGCTGGAGTCCTGCGGCTACTCAAGCTGGAAAAGTCAATTGGCCAGGCTGCCATAAATCAACTCAGCAATCTTG GGAGTGAGGGATTGGAACAAATTTTCTCCCCGAAGCGCAGCAGGGGTAATACTGGTCGTAGTACTCCAGCGTTTTTTACTAATGAAAGCCCTATTGCAACGCTGGAATCAACATTGGCTTCACTTGAGAAGGCAGTTTTGGATTCTCAGGCCAAGTGTGCAGCACTCATTACCGACGTAGATAGTTCAGAATCTTCCATTGACCATCTTAGCAATATTAAGCAACTCAGTGAGAAACTTGAAAGCATGCAGAGTTTGTTGGCACGATTGCGGACTCAGATGTGA
- the LOC123201719 gene encoding uncharacterized protein LOC123201719: MTTSSCKYQNAYSSIHIPKTYRFLESSFMNIQGMPLVQFIVKDMFNKITHRTLGGAIAVSSTLRWETVEVDCVDTEGNLAHGNGTMLPSVDGSPLVNGTGNPQLRAVFWVDNKRKYQLNGNAFVVPFLDLSMVHVIPLSERDRECHSLNVSACISCVRLGGGMNYAEALLHRFGILGPDGGPGEGLSKGLKHLSAGPLSKLFKASALTVENLKEGESSGDGRDGLMQLGLPDDVDVSVEFRDWLFALEGAQEMAERWCFYSHEVMSREERCWHTTFRSLSVKARSSPKEILNGKEDSLSTHKYPVELVIVSVEGLQTLKPQVQKGLPEHVLPANGIKESAKTCGGINVEARLIILEDSAENEMVSWMVENLKFSVKEPIEAVVTKDELQHLALLCKSEVDSMGRITAGVLRLLKLEKSIGQAAINQLSNLGSEGLEQIFSPKHSRGNTGRSTPAFFTNESPIATLESTLASLEKAVLDSQAKCAALITNVDSSESSIDHLSNIKQLSEKLESMQSLLARLWTQKVLREKDCLINPVIIRTTRGVEMVDFRPKYLMRNGTLEHMMITTVAVHWLSGSITKNNPSLKATNVPPRTIYSKFLLYIIAEHKKAGSPAIARTKKVRGC, translated from the exons ATGACCACCAGCTCCTgcaaatatcaaaatgcatatTCCAGTATCCACATTCCAAAGACGTACAGATTTCTAGAGTCTTCTTTCATGAATATACAGGGAATGCCTTTGGTTCAGTTTATTGTGAAAGATATGTTTAACAAAATTACTCATAGAACTCTTGGTGGTGCAATTGCTGTTTCATCCACTTTACGTTGGGAGACCGTTGAGGTGGATTGTGTAGACACTGAGGGAAACTTGGCACATGGAAATGGTACAATGCTACCTTCTGTTGATGGCAGTCCTCTGGTCAATGGAACTGGAAACCCACAGCTAAGAGCTGTATTCTGGGTAGATAACAAAAGAAAGTATCAATTGAATGGCAATGCATTTGTGGTTCCTTTTCTGGATTTGAGTATGGTACACGTCATTCCTCTCAGTGAAAGGGATAGAGAATGTCATAGTTTAAACGTATCAGCTTGTATTTCGTGTGTTCGCCTTGGCGGAGGTATGAACTATGCTGAAGCCCTGCTCCATCGATTCGGAATACTTGGCCCTGATGGTGGTCCGGGAGAGGGTCTGTCTAAAGGATTAAAGCATTTATCAGCAGGGCCATTGTCAAAACTTTTCAAAGCATCAGCTCTTACTgttgaaaatctgaaagaag gTGAAAGTTCAGGAGATGGGAGAGATGGTCTTATGCAATTGGGATTGCCAGATGATGTTGATGTGTCTGTGGAATTTAGAGACTGGTTATTTGCTCTCGAAGGTGCACAGGAGATGGCAGAAAGGTGGTGCTTTTACAGCCATGAAGTTATGAGCAGAGAAGAGAGGTGTTGGCACACAACTTTCCGGAGTTTGAGTGTAAAAGCAAGAAGTAGCCCAAAGGAAATTCTGAATGGCAAAGAAGATTCACTGAGTACCCATAAGTATCCTGTGGAATTGGTTATA GTTAGTGTAGAAGGCTTGCAGACTCTGAAGCCTCAGGTCCAAAAGGGTTTACCTGAACATGTCTTACCTGCAAATGGGATCAAAGAAAGTGCCAAGACATGTGGAGGTATAAATGTTGAAGCTCGTTTGATTATATTGGAGGACAGTGCTGAGAATGAAATGGTCAGCTGGATGGTGGAGAACTTGAAATTTTCTGTTAAGGAACCG ATTGAAGCCGTTGTAACAAAGGATGAGCTTCAACACCTTGCTTTGCTGTGCAAGTCTGAAGTTGATTCAATGGGTCGGATCACTGCTGGAGTCCTGCGGCTACTCAAGCTGGAAAAGTCAATTGGCCAGGCTGCCATAAATCAACTCAGCAATCTTG GGAGTGAGGGATTGGAACAAATTTTCTCCCCGAAGCACAGCAGGGGTAATACTGGTCGTAGTACCCCAGCATTTTTTACTAATGAAAGCCCTATTGCAACGCTGGAATCAACATTGGCTTCACTTGAGAAGGCAGTTTTGGATTCCCAGGCCAAGTGTGCAGCACTCATTACCAACGTAGATAGTTCAGAATCTTCCATTGACCATCTTAGCAATATTAAGCAACTCAGTGAGAAACTTGAAAGCATGCAGAGTTTGTTGGCACGATTGTGGACTCAGAA GGTGCTACGAGAGAAAGACTGTTTAATTAATCCTGTTATCATTCGTACAACAAGAGGGGTCGAAATGGTAGACTTTCGGCCCAAATATTTGATGAGAAATGGGACACTGGAGCACATGATGATCACAACAGTGGCCGTCCATTGGCTCTCTGGATCTATAACCAAGAACAATCCAAGTCTGAAAGCAACCAATGTTCCTCCACGTACTATATACAGCAAATTCTTGCTGTATATTATAGCTGAGCACAAGAAGGCAGGGTCACCAGCCATAGCCAGAACTAAGAAGGTTCGTGGCTGTTAG
- the LOC123202371 gene encoding polycomb group protein FIE1-like, which yields MDNTVKIWSMKEFWTYVEKSFTWTDLPSKFPTKYVQFPVFIASVHSSYVDCNRWLGDFVLSKSVDNEIVLWEPKMKEQSPGEGTADILQKYPVPECDIWFIKFSCDFHYNAAAIGNREGKIYVWELQSSPPVLIARLSHAQSKSPIRQTAMSFDGSTILSCCEDGAIWRWDAVPTS from the exons ATGGACAACACTGTTAAGATTTGGTCAATGAAAG aaTTTTGGACATATGTGGAGAAGTCATTCACATGGACAGATCTTCCTTCAAAATTTCCCACAAAATATGTGCAGTTCCCT GTCTTCATTGCTTCTGTTCATTCGAGTTATGTTGACTGTAATAGGTGGCTTGGTGATTTTGTTTTGTCAAAG AGTGTTGACAATGAAATTGTGTTGTGGGAGCCAAAAATGAAGGAACAGTCTCCTGGAGAG GGTACGGCTGATATCCTCCAAAAATACCCTGTTCCTGAGTGTGATATCTGGTTTATCAAGTTCTCCTGTGACTTCCATTACAATGCAGCTGCTATTG GTAATAGGGAAGGGAAGATTTATGTTTGGGAGCTGCAAAGTAGCCCCCCTGTTCTCATCGCAAG GCTCTCTCACGCGCAGTCAAAATCTCCGATCAGACAGACTGCCATGTCCTTCGATGGAAG TACAATCCTCAGCTGTTGCGAGGATGGAGCTATATGGAGATGGGATGCTGTACCAACTTCCTGA
- the LOC123201718 gene encoding protein ACCELERATED CELL DEATH 6-like, with the protein MGPSLYMAAREGNLDLPRRFIQGENHSNLQDLHTNQGRYIIHIAAKLGKELFIHEALQAWPRLASQENSKGDTPLHVAARAGQVAVVKRLIGDSTSRSLFQVDSIETSCLREMEEGASGVSVLWGMRNKAQSLALHEALRNRHEEAALCLWELDNEMAGVVTSAGESPLYLAAESRCEVMLRRILTFLKLNSERVELLRDAVQGPDGQNPLHAAVLAGSTENGHLTCILFLYSRVIDCIGSLLEEEDILKLINQPDINGKTALHFATAAREKNIMRELLTKSTSSAYLQDSNGRTPLLEAACSGNFDVLQEILLYCPDTIELADPTGKNALHLAVLNNTTNNVREFLRLPEMKELVNEPDEEGDTPLHLAIKHENYKMVKQLIATGFVDLRTKNNKGLTALDICESDWNFSYRQNSLHTYLKGLNAPRGRQPYNYWKQDQKSKTALNHPNADLKNLAKIMSVVAALLVTVTFAAAFTLPGGYHGDDDDRPPEINHSSKKDKIPSGTSILIKNPSLKVFVFADSLAMCSSMTVLFLLIQAMAGDPAFLRSAIIYSEKLLNIALHGALVAFVTGLYAVISPESTWLAISIIIMGSSVPFLIKLLQRKSSTSTPPCDKSFQGNNNQLSHTELAKGVQILVPATIKPDRPTGSS; encoded by the exons ATGGGTCCTTCTCTGTACATGGCAGCAAGAGAAGGAAACCTGGATTTGCCGAGAAGGTTCATCCAGGGCGAAAATCACAGCAATCTCCAGGATTTGCATACAAATCAGGGGagatacataattcatatagCTGCAAAATTGGGCAAAGAATTGTTCATTCATGAGGCTCTTCAAGCATGGCCCCGTCTTGCAAGCCAAGAGAACTCAAAGGGTGACACTCCATTACATGTTGCAGCAAGAGCTGGGCAAGTTGCTGTGGTGAAGCGTCTCATTGGTGACAGCACAAGTAGAAGTTTGTTTCAAGTTGATTCGATTGAAACTTCATGTTTGAGAGAAATGGAAGAAGGGGCGAGCGGCGTTTCGGTGCTGTGGGGGATGAGGAATAAGGCTCAGAGCTTGGCTTTGCATGAGGCTTTGAGGAATCGACATGAGGAAGCTGCACTGTGCCTGTGGGAACTGGACAATGAAATGGCTGGAGTTGTAACTAGCGCAG GTGAGAGCCCTTTATATTTAGCTGCTGAATCGAGGTGCGAGGTGATGCTGCGGAGGATTTTAACGTTCCTGAAGCTGAATTCAGAGAGAGTTGAGCTATTGCGGGATGCTGTCCAAGGCCCGGATGGGCAGAATCCCTTGCATGCCGCTGTGCTTGCAGGAAGCACTG AAAATGGGCATCTGACTTGTATCTTATTTCTTTATTCTCGTGTCATAGATTGCATTGGCTCTCTGCTGGAAGAAGAAGACATTTTGAAACTCATTAACCAACCCGACATTAATGGAAAGACTGCCCTTCACTTTGCAACAGCAGCCAGAGAGAAAAACATTATGCGTGAATTGCTTACCAAGAGTACCTCATCTGCATATCTGCAAGACAGCAATGGCCGGACGCCATTACTGGAAGCTGCCTGCTCGGGAAACTTTGATGTCCTTCAAGAGATCCTCCTTTATTGCCCAGACACAATCGAACTGGCTGACCCGACCGGCAAAAACGCCCTTCATCTTGCTGTATTAAACAACACTACGAACAATGTCAGGGAATTCTTGCGGCTGCCGGAGATGAAGGAGCTTGTGAATGAACCAGACGAGGAGGGAGACACGCCGCTGCATTTAGCCATCAAGCATGAGAACTACAAGATGGTGAAACAATTGATTGCAACTGGATTTGTGGACTTAAGAACCAAGAACAATAAAGGCCTCACAGCTCTAGACATCTGCGAGTCCGACTGGAATTTTTCTTACAGACag AATTCTCTCCATACATACCTGAAAGGGCTAAATGCGCCGCGGGGAAGACAACCATATAACTATTGGAAGCAAGATCAAAAATCAAAGACAGCATTGAACCACCCGAACGCAGACTTGAAAAATTTAGCCAAGATAATGTCAGTGGTTGCTGCACTTCTGGTTACTGTAACTTTCGCTGCAGCTTTCACATTACCAGGAGGCTACCATGGCGATGATGATGACAGACCTCCTGAAATAAACCACTCAAGCAAAAAAGATAAAATCCCTTCAGGTACCTCAATCCTCATCAAGAACCCGTCACTGAAGGTGTTTGTGTTTGCAGATTCGCTTGCAATGTGCAGCTCCATGACAGTGCTGTTTCTGCTAATCCAGGCAATGGCTGGTGACCCTGCCTTTCTGCGGTCAGCGATTATTTACAGCGAGAAATTGCTGAATATCGCCCTTCACGGAGCGTTGGTAGCCTTTGTAACTGGATTGTATGCTGTTATATCACCAGAGAGTACATGGCTAGCCATCAGTATCATCATCATGGGCTCCAGTGTTCCATTTCTCATCAAATTACTGCAGCGGAAGTCTTCCACTTCAACCCCCCCTTGTGATAAATCATTCCAGGGAAACAATAACCAACTTTCTCATACAGAACTGGCAAAAGGCGTCCAAATCTTAGTACCGGCAACAATCAAGCCAGATCGCCCCACTGGTAGTAGTTAA